aaccaacgggattaaggtttgttggtgagccaaaggaaaaaccaacggggtttaggtttattggtgagccgagggtaaaaccaacgtgtaagggtttgattgtgagccccgggaaaacaatcggggttggttctagtcggtgagcctgggaaaaccgaccgagttcgttgtgcgctcgtaaacaacaagttgggttgtgagcttgtaaaacaaccggctgtaatctgtaggattatagtgaaattcccaagaagtcttggggagtggatgtaggtgctggggtgcaccgaaccactatatgtttgttgtgtttgtaatgcttctgcttattgtctaactaacacactcacttacttaagataaactgcttgcttaactcttatctggacatcctttagttgcaagcatatttaatcaagtcacattctatacatcaaactgttgctaagtttaactttcactgcgcatatatatataacttagcataattaatcaaaaagtactagaagtagtttaaaagttttaaaagacccaattcacccccctcttgggttgtatctactggggcaacaagtggtatcagagcaggtgctcaaatattatttgtagtcttaaccgactagagccaaagatcatgacaactcaaatagatagttttctaggagaaggacaatcaattgatacacctccactatttaatggcttaaactatacacattggaaaatacgcatgcgcgtttttattcaatcacaaaactattacttatggaaaatcgtaataaatgaccttcacacactctctcaaacttttaatgaaaaggacttagcacagttgaatgctaatgctatgaacatattatactgtgctattaaagaaacaaattttaatgaaatttctgcatgcttatctgctaaggagatctgggatactttagaaaatgtttatgataaatctcagactagctcacatgtgcttcaattatatactaacaatgagactgcagaaaagggtgttgaatctccctcagtcgagtcgactccaagtatctcagagtcgactctcaagttcaccgagtcgactccaataaggtccgagtcgactccgaggcaaatcagcttcctaaagacaaagaagaagaggaagcaagaagaaaggaagaaagaggtaaaaaggaagagagccttgaccaagaaagagtctagcaagaaaatagaagttaggagcaacaatgatgatattagctccaaggaactacaagaggtaaccaaCTTGtgttttatggcacaagaagacaaggtaaaatctgaatctactcttacctcaaatgattttcaagaagaattctcttatgatgaattattaaatgcttttcatgatttgtatagtgaatgtagaaaattaactgtaaagaataaaaatcttaagaaactaaattctgaaaatgaaagcttaaggtcattttcagaagaattgattcagaaaaatcatagcttaattaaagaaaatcaaaacttaagtaaagaaattaatcaattaaaatcttttattaacaaattcaccgtaagttcagaacgattaaaaatgatatttgaaagccaatatgttacttatgataaatcaaaatttggcttgacttctttacttaacaataaatctctagagaaaaaggttattaattcaccaaacaaaccattaaataagataacttatttcaaaaatgaaaagggtgggaataacaactttacctatcgttctagtataattaaatcaaatggtaaggttattactattaaacagatatgggttccaaaaggaaccatatgtcctaactctcaaggacccaagcaagcttgggtacccaaaatgaaaatatgaggatgtagacatagatgtgccaagatacccatggaacaaatagaaccttcatacaaatgggtgctctagacacacatcaaaaatgaaacttaaaatatacttatgaaaagtaattttaaatgaaataataataataatgaaatcagtaatccttgcatcttatcattatttttgctttaatatttgatatgaattgctagtattgatcaattttgtgatatagaaaatacttttgaaaatataatcaaatcatttcattttatagtatactttactcactattggataagttgctaaatgattaaacaatttattaagaataactctatgaattctctatatgcttgattgagagtttttatccatggcattattgtttaaatgataatgtgtacttggtatgcttttgaatatatgcactatgaataccaagattaaagaaaccatctttggcatataaaatcaactcatgctagtatgtacttaatctcaaaagaccttgtcattgccttacttagattatcttctaaaaggtcaaagcttgctatgcatgttaactaaggaaacaaacaaaattaatttctaaatctaatgatgttgtttccaatactaagtcttcaaaagcttacactggctttgttcttggcacgtaaattgaaatattttctgcattggcacaaactcacaaaaagggttcaaatgaaaaaggtttgcaaaagtatcatgggatagtcttgaaaaccaattttttatcaagttgtgcatagaaaataatattgaatacaattgtttcagcaccaaggacaccataagtaaaataggattaatagaattcttgaagaaatgaaaagacaattgtgtatgatagtcatctacttaaatgttttttaaaagctatcatcactgcttgtcatacatatgatttctattaaatctatttgtttgatgaaaactctttttgatcttctgaaaaatagaaaataaactattgcatatctttcatatttatcagtagtatatgttatacttgatatggtttcttgaaagtaatgccaaatctgatagagatatgtctatccttggatatcattcatcaagcaatgcatatagaatattcaatgaaaagattttagttgcagaaatatcaattcattttattctttatgagactaatgatttattatcaagatactaaaatcaaattatatatgtatatggttaatcttttacatataacaatctgaaaacatgttaataattagaaccaaattgagcttttcagaaatgcacttaatgaagaaaaattgatgactactaaaagactaaatcaagaaaagatgaaatagatcttgatgaaattcttgcatgattagaagtaaagatcaccattatcatttgcttgctttatgagctttatattctatcaaatgagtgtgtagaatggactcctatgtgcttactttattaaagaagatatatgttaaataaccaccatatttgaaaacactcattacaaatatgataaagcaatatatgatttgaaacaagcatcaaaagcgtgttataaaagcttaagcaaccttttcgacagatagtgataaatctatgcatcaaaaagaagaatctatgatatcttgcttgctcatagcacacattgatgacatcatttttggttctactaatgaagagttatattgcaaagtgagtttgaaatatgatgaatgaattaacatcttctctcaaactccaaattaagacaaacaggaaaggggatcttcattgaccaacattagtccacaagaaaactcttatagaagattggcatgaagaaggtatatctatgaccccatcttgtagaatttgaaaaggatgagcaaagtagatctattgtgttaaagctgtattgaagcatgatagaataattattttatcatacagctagtagaccagattgtatgctcattatgtgaccgtgtgcaagacttcaatctaactttaattaatcatattttattgataacaaataaatcataatctgaattttgatagaaacaaatgtttaagataaattgattaaaacatagttaacatatcttattgataattatcttaagcaaataaaatctaaactaaatcgtttttgagaaattgatttgaccttgataaaacttcctattgcctcacatacttgtccttgaaccatcttgattaatgaaactatctctttagttcaagtgatatgtgcttgcttatatttaggcaatctctggcataaagtgactcaatattcaactagtgtcatatcttatattgagtcatctagttaaaaaaaaaaaaaaatatgttggatgaatgttttgtatcttgaagaaactaatgactttctttcaagaaagaaaaggagtgtgttaataatgcaggatccttgagcaagaaaatgagagatctcaacttgaaggatatctccatgtaagatacaataaacattcacatgcaaacaagagagaggaccttcttcagccaaaagttcatacataagaaatctagtaggtatttgactgaagaatgcagaatgaattggtaattctagatacttctctcataaattaattgagcaaaatcaataacttaaatcttattatggcatgattaaggtctttaattattaatttttgatatcatgtctatatatatatattgattgacttatgcttttagaaattgtttcatggtttgctcaaactaaaatatttctttgcctatatcataaccatgaaatacgcaagtatatgcataaaattttgatttaaaataacttgtgagaacttatgaatccttgagcacaatgaaaatgttgtttgcatgatatacttctatatgatacataagattatttctttattctgctctttcatgtaaattacttgagaataacaaaaagagagagagataaagaaaagaaaatggatattattcaagagatgaaaaatctaagcaaaggcaagtactccaatcttaaggaaaagcaaaacaagcataatatattcggcacatttggaagggataaaatccataattaattacacttaaacagggagagtttgaagtgaacattttaacctttctatattgctcatcatagggatggtgccaatggggaggctagtggtagtacccggcactatttgacccaactattcggtgtagggcatattagggacggcacaagagggaggctagtggtagtacctcgtgccccttcccaactccaccggatagggagcaaatagagtatagagcataagaaagtaaaaatgaaagacaaagttaatgaaagtatataagaagaatcaagtcattttttttaaatcacttGCAAAcacaatttaaggatgaaatcaatgcaagattatatttaaatagggggagtttagtTGAAAAGAATtgtttttgatccttgacatgcttgttcttattattttaatgcatgacttaacacataatatattttgcatgtggcatgatgtcttgaattatgggttctcaatattttgcaatgctccatgcttggataagttgattggaatatgtcttaactttgatcactagtctttgcttcacccttgcctcaaactaacttgtgttccaatgcttgaatgtttaaaatactgcataaatttttttttggaaattattgaaaagaaatttcagatttgtcgttcacaatcatctttaaaatctgaaagttgaataaatttgtaaaaaggagaaaagaaagatatctttatttaggcaaaatgaattgatcttgatctatctttctacttgcctaactttgatacataatatcctaatacttgttaaaatatcctccattttgtatcgaaactcaatactaaatacaaagattctgaaagtgctctaatgttattaaaatatgtgttttcaatcttagtaatttaagatgagctacaatctagaagatgcatatctcaaatcatAATTTCGAGagccttcttgaaaattcttgtgaaaattcagaatctgattttgtataaaagcttaaacttaatttaaaaatgcttatatcgttacatcattgtaaccttagttatatacttcaatgatcatgtcatttaggagaataactcaatatgatttctaaataaaatcttaatgtaagaaaaacagaattaattttgatgcctttggttgattgctccgatacgcatccgaaacatatcatttcttatcttcaaagtatactaatattggtccaaatgatgtgtctttcgatgatcttgattgcaaacaaaaatttctaaatatatgattttattttgatattaaaaagagttattgtgtttcatgtatacattgctgaaaaactgtgattaagaaatttagttctataaatatacatatctcaatgatcatctatatgttttttttttctcctacattcttaaagacttccatcagaatatatatagagtgaatgatcttaaagctagaaatatttcagctcactcaaatgattctaaaagaaagaaaatgtaaatgtttttgaaagaaactgagcttcaaatgaatcattttctgattaatatttcagtacattttctcaaagattaagaggaagcataacttgttcttgaaagattaaaaagggtgattgctataaattttgaataattcttgatcactctacattctcgatatcatagaatttcagttttattcacgcttgtcactaaaatctgaaattcaataaaagaaaagaatgattaaagaggaatgcatcttttgagggggagctttagatattcagtatcttatcttaaagttactttaatttgatgcataacttgatttttatggattgattttgatgaacctccttatatagcaagacttgctttaatcatATAATAaggttataccttgagatgagttctataaaagttgtcttatctcaaaccttgaagtCTTATGAAAACAagttgaaacttatagaaaatatatttttgagattgacaattttattgaacattatatacaaattctaaactcttaaatggaatgatcaattgagggggagaaagaaaatttcagaaggagaggtcttatggaacttaatcgcataaatctataactaaaggagagagaaagaacactaaatgaaaagtgattctaatactctccaatatgtatcagctgaaatttaaatctgaaaatctgtatgatataccttgaggcgtgttatttggttagtatatctcatgcatcactcttgaaccaaattgcaaatcttaagagcctctaatttaatgaaaaagggggagaataatgtgttaaattttcttgagtatctcttagaaaatctatttttggaacttcactaatgagctctaattggcttgctttttggaacttcaattttgtgcaaattcattattttatgtatcaaattgtgcttattttctaaagaaataaaagaaagtctttaaaagagctctaagatgtatcaaaaattgcatgaatgtatattttgatatttgtgccccaatgctcctattatcataaaagaactttgaagtcattaagaaaattaattaaattgctctcatggttgataaaatacttaatagattgggcaaaaggtcttaaatgaacaagctttcatactcagtgaagagaggttagatttccactcatgtttttttttgaatatcatttgtagtacttcttgaattaacctaaggaagattccacctacacttgattagaaaactatctgtggtatcaaattagaaaacctcttgaattcacactcgatgtgttctgctctgatctttgtgcttaatgtttcactatctttttgatgttgtcaaaaagggggagaaatatctaagtatatgctatatacctcagaatgctttattactttgaattgaatacaaatcagcttaaaatttaaatatgttgattgtgttaagctgattaaatctaaagcattatcatgaagtatgttttttaaatatatatgttttctacttcatgcaacttagctatgtattacttctagaaaacaatatcttttatattgcatatactccaagttttgtcatcatcaaaaagggggagattaatgacccaaagattgattcatagattgattttgatgatcacaaaaccttgaagtatagatactaatgttcatgttgcaaggagaaagataattattttgcaaggaacatagcaagttggaagaacagaagaaggcctccaaagctctcaagttggaagaaagctacaatttattggcccaagcttaaagttcaaaggattcaatttggaggagtaaaatcaaaagaaaaattcaaaagaacagtcttcgagtcgactccagtgaaattcgagtcgactccggagaagtatgagtcgacttcggagaagtatgagtcgactcctaggagtcacaggcagaaaagtcagagagcagttttcgggtctgagattcgagtcgactccagtggaacgcgagtcgactccgatggttggtaggtcgactccaaagaaagcaagagtcgactctcagcggaacacaaggaaaaagtcagagagcatttttgggactctgagattcgagtcgactcccgcattgcacgagtcgactccgagactccgcgaccatcaacagacagaaaaccaagttactgcctctgagattcgagtcgactcccagacagctcgagtcgactccaaggcagcgctacaccaagatggcagaaggctgtgtttcgcaaactgagagccgagtcgactccaaggaagttcgagtcgactccaagactggacgagccaaaagacaaaggatcgggagttcgggctctgagattcgagtcgactcccaggacagtcgagtcgactcgagaggacaaaattcaaaattggatccacggacttcagtggatgagccgactccgaaattgccaggtcagctccagaagttggcgagtcgactccaggttaagccgagtcgactcccagtcaaggcatgcactttaattcaaatttggaacagtgaccgagtcgtctccagtaaagcacgagccgactcctgcaacaggcgagtcgactcctgatcgcgcgagtcgactccgatcccaacggtaatattgtcagaaagtgcagactgtgtccaacggctctttttcttgtctctaacggctatattcttgtttccacgccatctaaagctataaaaacaagaagagagctagggaagaacttatggaagtgggagagatcatctaggaaagagttctcaaagagattacaaaggaaatctcccacaagcacaaaagggccatccaaaacgaaatagagagaagaagagcatccaagtgaatccgaaagcttcctctccatccgtgtgctgcctcggggatcctctacttcatgccaaatcagaggaggatcaagtaaagaagaagccgagctcctccatcttcaaaactcgtttgagggcttctctttactctatttgtttatattgttatatctgcttgtttaagaagctttgatttgtttcacactttcttttaatatcttgtaacttgattcaatcaagggattgaatcaaggggttaaaggtttgttggtgagccaaagggaaaaccaacggtgtaaggtttgttggtgagccaaagggaaaaccaacgggattaaggtttgttggtgagccaaaagaaaaaccaacggggtttaggtttattggtgagccgagggtaaaaccaacgtgtaagggtttgattgtgagcccgggaaaacaatcggggttggttctagtcggtgagcctgggaaaaccgaccgagttcgttgtgcgctcgtaaaacaacaagttgggttgtgagcttgtaaaacaaccggctgtaatctgtaggattatagtgaaattcccaagaagtcttggggagtggatgtaggtgctggggtgcaccgaaccactatatgtttgttgtgtttgtaatgcttctgcttattgtctaactaacacactcacttacttagataaactgcttgcttaactcttatctggacatcctttagttgcaagcatatttaatcaagtcacattctatacatcaaactgttgctaagtttaactttcactgcgcatatatatataacttagcataattaatcaaaaagtactagaagtagtttaaaagttttaaaagacccaattcaccccccctcttgggttgtatctactgggcaacaagtctCTTCAAACTAGTTCTTCTCAATCCCAGGTATCGTAGATGAATCATGCCGCCGATCTGTTTCGGTAACTCCTCCAAAGCTCCTGCGCCCTCCAGATCCAGCACCCTTAATAAGTTTAACCCATTCAAAAATCTTCCCCCATTAGTCAAAATTAAACTGAAGCCCAGCAAAGTGCGGAGATGCGGTGAGGAGACATCAGCCTCGTCTTGCATATGATTGTGGAAAGCCCTACGATGACTCAGTATACCATGAGATACTCCCACGTCGCTACTGCGAACTTGAGAAAAAATCCATCCCTCCTGGCTTCCGATTGGCCCAAGTCACGTAACACATCATGGATACATATGTGTTTAACCCATCCATGAGTCTTGCTTCTCTTGACAAGCTGGATCATGCACCTCTGGACCAAATTATCCAACCAAGCTCTAGCAGTTTCTTCCATTGTCCTCCTCTGCTCTTGGGGGATGAATCCTTCGGGACCCACAACCTGACTAATTTGGAAGCAGAGATAATGGAGTCCTCTGGAAATGCAGCGATGTATAGAAAACATGGTTTTAACGGATATGGCAAGTCATTGTAACTTAAACCCAATATATTGAGGCACTCCTTCCCATCTCTACTATCGTCCCAATTCATGCTCTGAGCTACTCTCGACCACTCGTGATAGCTACCATCTTTCTTTGACAGAAGGCCTCCCAACACCACCAGTGCAAGAGGAAGTCCACCACACTTCTTTGCAAGCTTCTGGGCCAATGCCTCCAACTCAGTTGGGACATCTTGATTTGGTGGAAATGCCTTCCTacggaagagttccaaactctCTGTGTCGTTCAAAAGCTGCAGTTCATGTGGAGGAATCCGTGGCTCGGTATCTCTTGCAACTTCGATGATACGTGTAGTAAGCAGTATTGTGCTACCGTTGTTTCCTTTAGAAAAGAATGGATGCATTTGTCTCCAAACATCAACACTCCATACATCATCCATCACGACCAAATACTTTCTGTCTCTTAGGAAATCACGGAGCTTCTCTCTCACTTCTTCTTCACCCATCTTCTCTAATTCTTCTAGTGTAATTCCTGCAgttgtttcttccttctttttgattcccATTACTTTTTTCATAATGTCCTTCGCTAGCTCGATGCCTCGGTAGCTCTGAGAAACTGAAACCCAAGCAAAGGTATTAAAATGCTCTCTAATTGCAGGGTCATTATACACCTTTCTTGCCAGGGTGGTCTTGCCTAGCCCACCCATACCCACTATAGAAATTACACATCGTGCTTTCTTATTCCGATCAAGCAATTGACtcactatttttttcttatcattCTCGAAGCCTATAACATCAATGTCGTCATCATGAGAGTGAGGAGAGGATTCTCTGAGTGATTGCCAACTTTCATCCACTGCACTACTTTCACCTAGATTAGCAATGCCATATGTGGCTCTGCTATCAGAGATACCACGgatcttttcctttattttttcaatttcaGAACCAATTTTATGTAGGGTAATCAATTCACAAGGTTTGTGAGAGTACCTTGAAATGGTGCCCATGAAGCCTCTCCTCTGACGCTGCATCTCAGCCATGAACATGACCCTGTCTATGATGTCTTCCACTTCATATGCCACATCTCTTATCTCACGTATCCAATTCTCCACTCTTTCGTCTCCCCTCCTCCTGGACTCGGCATCTTTGAGGAAGCCTTTCATTCGTAGCAGTTCTGTTCTGACCCATTCGACTTGATCCCTCACCCCACCCAAGGAAACAGCTTCTTGGATGAGGAGTCTGGCAAGCTGAGAGACGACACTGGAAACGAGAGACTCAGCCATATCTCCTTCCCTCTCTCGTACTCAGACGAAGAAGACTTTAGAGGATGGTCGAATGTATGATCCAAGAACGGGAGTCCTTGATCTCTCTGAAAGATGCTCTCAGCCCGGATGCAATCCGTCACTAATGGCCGGGGAATCTTCTCCATAGTCTATGcaagaaactttttttttttttctaaaaaaagtcAAGACTCTCTACTTGAAAATTAATATAAGAAGTACAATTACTTTAGCTACTCTTAAATATACTACTCATCACTCCCAAAATATACCGTTTGTCCGCCTAGTGGAAAATCTCTCCCCCCGAAACACTCTTCCGTCCCTAACGCTTCCCATTGTTCCCACTTTTCC
The window above is part of the Phoenix dactylifera cultivar Barhee BC4 unplaced genomic scaffold, palm_55x_up_171113_PBpolish2nd_filt_p 002469F, whole genome shotgun sequence genome. Proteins encoded here:
- the LOC103697048 gene encoding putative disease resistance protein At1g50180, whose translation is MAESLVSSVVSQLARLLIQEAVSLGGVRDQVEWVRTELLRMKGFLKDAESRRRGDERVENWIREIRDVAYEVEDIIDRVMFMAEMQRQRRGFMGTISRYSHKPCELITLHKIGSEIEKIKEKIRGISDSRATYGIANLGESSAVDESWQSLRESSPHSHDDDIDVIGFENDKKKIVSQLLDRNKKARCVISIVGMGGLGKTTLARKVYNDPAIREHFNTFAWVSVSQSYRGIELAKDIMKKVMGIKKKEETTAGITLEELEKMGEEEVREKLRDFLRDRKYLVVMDDVWSVDVWRQMHPFFSKGNNGSTILLTTRIIEVARDTEPRIPPHELQLLNDTESLELFRRKAFPPNQDVPTELEALAQKLAKKCGGLPLALVVLGGLLSKKDGSYHEWSRVAQSMNWDDSRDGKECLNILGLSYNDLPYPLKPCFLYIAAFPEDSIISASKLVRLWVPKDSSPKSRGGQWKKLLELGWIIWSRGA